A genomic stretch from Cyprinus carpio isolate SPL01 chromosome A12, ASM1834038v1, whole genome shotgun sequence includes:
- the LOC109054584 gene encoding palmitoyltransferase ZDHHC4, whose translation MDFLTLFGVYVAVVLACIALVCKYSGHQQTPLGQLVDKFTGIISPWIPQCIQSVCYRSMHRLFHQRNNLFLFLHLLLEVVVYGEFSYEVFGFCLDMGTSLISLCIPYVLLAVKSYLFYMCCSRDPGTLTKANHTAQLKVYKYDEKLFHQGVRCSTCQLLKPARSKHCRVCGRCVQRFDHHCVWVNNCIGAQNTRFFLLYLLSVCAMAGDIAVLTADMLLKAVLRTGLLHAHYIDEQGEQQRAGPIFIIQHLFLTFPRIVFMLGFLVFVFFLLAGYFMFHMYLALINQTSNEWFKGKGHNCQHCHPYSTHNCRTSYNPFRGFYYRGILKNLGEIFWPLCPAQKKEN comes from the exons ATGGACTTCCTCACTCTGTTTGGTGTATATGTGGCAGTGGTGCTCGCCTGCATCGCTCTGGTTTGTAAGTATTCAGGACATCAGCAGACTCCTCTCGGTCAGCTTGTGGACAAGTTCACAGGG ATCATCTCGCCATGGATCCCACAATGTATCCAAAGCGTTTGCTACAGATCTATGCACAGGCTGTTCCATCAAAG GAACAACCTCTTCCTTTTCTTGCACCTGTTACTTGAAGTGGTTGTGTATGGAGAATTCTCCTATGAGGTCTTTGGCTTCTGTTTGGACATGGGCACAAGTTTAATCAGTTTGTGCATTCCTTACGTCCTCCTTGCAGTGAAGTCTTATCTGTTCTACATGTGTTGTAGCAGAGACCCAG GCACATTGACAAAGGCAAACCATACTGCACAACTAAAGGTCTACAAATATGATGAAAAACTGTTCCATCAGGGAGTCCGGTGTTCAACCTGTCAGCTGCTCAAACCTGCCCGATCCAAACACTGTC GGGTTTGCGGTCGATGTGTGCAGAGATTCGACCATCATTGTGTGTGGGTGAATAACTGCATTGGTGCCCAGAACACCAGATTCTTCCTGCTGTACCTCCTGAGTGTGTGTGCTATGGCAGGCGATATTGCAGTCCTTACAGCAGACATGTTGCTCAAAGCTGTTCTTCGAACTGGACTCCTGCATGCTCACTACATTGATGAGCAGGGTGAGCAACAGCGTGCTGGACCAATCTTTATCATCCAG CATCTCTTTCTGACATTTCCAAGGATCGTCTTCATGCTGGGCTTCTTGGTATTTGTCTTTTTCCTCTTGGCGGGTTATTTCATGTTTCACATGTATTTGGCTTTGATAAATCAAACCTCCAATGAGTGGTTTAAAGGAAAAGGTCACAACTGCCAGCATTGCCATCCATACTCTACACACAACTGCCGGACCTCATACAATCCATTTAGAGGTTTCTATTACAGGGGAATCCTCAAAAACCTTGGGGAAATCTTTTGGCCCCTATGTCCTGCTCAGAAAAAAGAGAACTAG
- the LOC109054583 gene encoding LOW QUALITY PROTEIN: target of rapamycin complex subunit lst8 (The sequence of the model RefSeq protein was modified relative to this genomic sequence to represent the inferred CDS: substituted 1 base at 1 genomic stop codon): protein MNVNQGTVGSDPVILATAGYDHTVRFWQAHSGICTRTVQHQDSQVNSLEVTPDRSMIAAAGYQHIRMYDLNSNNPNPVINYDGVSKNITSVGFHEDGRXMYTGGEDCMARIWDLRSRNLQCQRIFQVNAPINCVCLHPNQAELIVGDQSGVIHIWDLKTDHNEQLIPEPDVSVNSVHIDPDASYMAAVNSSGNCYVWNLAGGIGDEVTQLIPKTKIPAHKRYSLRCKFSPDSTLLATCSADQTCKIWRTSNFSLMTELSIKSNNPGETSRGWMWDCAFSGDSQYIVTASSDNLARLWCVETGEIKREYSGHQKAVVCLAFNDSVLG, encoded by the exons ATGAATGTGAATCAAGGCACCGTCGGCAGTGATCCGGTGATACTCGCCACCGCTGGATATGATCATACCGTCCGATTCTGGCAGGCTCACAGTGGCATCTGCACGAGGACCGTCCAGCATCAGGACTCT CAGGTAAATTCCCTTGAAGTGACACCTGATAGGAGCATGATTGCTGCTGCTG GTTATCAACACATACGCATGTATGACCTAAACTCAAATAATCCAAACCCTGTGATCAATTACGACGGCGTCAGCAAGAACATCACGTCTGTTGGCTTCCATGAGGATGGGCGGTGAATGTACACGGGTGGAGAAGACTGCATGGCTCGCATCTGGGACCTGAG GTCGAGGAATCTACAGTGCCAAAGAATATTCCAAGTCAATGCACCTATTAATTGTGTGTGTCTTCATCCTAATCAG GCTGAATTAATTGTTGGGGACCAAAGTGGTGTTATCCATATCTGGGATTTGAAAACCGACCACAATGAACAGCTCATCCCAGAGCCAGATGTGTCCGTCAATTCAGTCCATATCGATCCTGATGCCAGTTATATGGCTGCAGTCAACAGCTCA GGCAACTGTTATGTGTGGAATTTGGCTGGAGGAATCGGCGATGAGGTGACACAACTGATACCTAAGACCAAGATCCCTGCTCACAAACGCTACTCATTACGCTGCAAATTCAGCCCAGACTCCAC ATTGTTGGCCACATGCTCTGCTGACCAGACCTGTAAAATCTGGAGAACCTCCAACTTCTCTCTGATGACAGAGTTGAGTATAAAGAGTAACAACCCAGGAGAGACGTCCCGAGGCTGGATGTGGGATTGTGCCTTCTCTGGAGATTCACAATACATAGTTACAG CCTCCTCGGATAACCTTGCACGTCTGTGGTGTGTGGAGACCGGAGAGATCAAACGGGAGTACAGCGGCCATCAGAAAGCCGTGGTGTGTTTGGCCTTCAATGACAGTGTGCTTGGATAG
- the LOC109054608 gene encoding BRICHOS domain-containing protein 5-like produces MLRCWKHSEANLEDPQNMHCGPMSSSRAPHKVLWGSIAAMLLIVIITLGVAAHLGLEHTTQSSLQVIRIPDHMGDLISQSALIDKHNSVVTYSVTSHVNHTSIVIFDMRHGLVCYKPDNQDSCFLLRMESLDYENVQSQLNKSEQQVHQVWVVGNQTEKHTEFLGVLSSSRVEASTLREPLQSLCQQASVYWTRRSDGPGKQRLIYFCIDICFPSNICVSVCFYYLPE; encoded by the exons ATGTTGAGGTGCTGGAAGCATTCAGAAGCCAATCTGGAGGACCCACAGAACATG CACTGTGGTCCCATGAGCTCCTCCAGGGCTCCTCACAAAGTTCTCTGGGGGAGTATTGCTGCCATGCTGCTCATTGTAATCATCACTCTCGGTGTGGCCGCACATCTAGGGCTAGAGCACACGACACAA TCTTCATTGCAGGTTATCAGAATTCCCGATCACATGGGTGACTTGATCAGTCAGTCGGCTTTGATTGACAAGCACAACAGTGTAGTGACCTACTCTGTGACTTCCCATGTCAACCACACCTCCATAGTGATTTTTGACATGAGACAT GGGTTGGTATGCTATAAACCCGACAACCAGGATAGCTGCTTTCTTCTCCGGATGGAAAGTTTGGATTACGAGAATGTGCAATCTCAGCTAAACAAGTCAGAGCAACAG GTTCATCAGGTCTGGGTGGTGGGAAATCAGACTGAAAAACACACTGAGTTTTTGGGAGTGCTGTCCAGCAGTCGTGTGGAAGCTTCCACCCTTCGAGAACCTCTTCAGTCCCTCTGTCAGCAGGCCTCTGTGTACTGGACTAGAAGATCTGATG GTCCCGGGAAACAAAGacttatttatttctgcattgaCATCTGCTTtcccagcaacatttgtgtttctgTCTGCTTCTACTACTTGCCAGAGTGA
- the LOC109054607 gene encoding LOW QUALITY PROTEIN: meiosis-specific with OB domain-containing protein-like (The sequence of the model RefSeq protein was modified relative to this genomic sequence to represent the inferred CDS: inserted 3 bases in 2 codons): MTPSHRKNAGSERFTFSFTIKDSPEHFINVSAWGNEEYIQGLSSRFQIGDCVVIENPLVVTKDYEKEERFCPSTPSSYRLFVTETHSSIRICSDLETEARILPLFHMPIKDLRDFYSLGDITANGQSLDGHIINILAAVQSIGEEKFFTKSDGCKGQRLEIKLFDDTGXSFPFVCWDKETIRLVQTVTQRETVLFIADARITFDSFRNCRIATATSKTIITLNPDTAEANQLYTCIRELLEAGGLDDQDILSGDSVRLDSISDVLTVNQLKARSHEHGDVFHCITYGFITNLELSSSMSKVIRKRCAKCKFLINEESQTCSNDACPNQGQQYQATEGFELLVDISDHTGTLHSCNLAGTVAEKTLGCKTEEFLCLXQRTTLQWKFLLERCKIYLKVLPSTRRSRMRASILSCALADPVEVKQKLASFVA; the protein is encoded by the exons ATGACGCCGAGCC acCGTAAAA atgctgGGTCTGAAAGATTTActttcagctttaccatcaaagATTCACCAGAACATTTTATCAATGTGTCTGCATGGGGAAATGAGGAATACATCCAAGGACTGAGCAGTCGCTTCCAGATTGGGGATTGTG TTGTAATTGAAAATCCCCTCGTTGTGACCAAAGACTATGAGAAAGAAGAAAGATTTTGCCCTTCAACacccag TTCCTACAGGCTGTTTGTAACAGAGACTCACTCAAGCATTAGGATATGCTCAGATTTAGAAACAGAGGCCAGGATTCTGCCACTATTCCACATGCCAATTAAAGATTTAAGGGACTTCTATTCATTGGGAGACATTACTGCAAATGGACAGAGTCTGGATGGACACATTATTAACATTCTAGCAGCTGTGCAATCG ATCGGAGAGGAGAAATTCTTTACAAAATCTGATGGATGCAAAGGACAGAGGCTAGAAATAAAACTCTTTGATGACACTG CCTCATTTCCTTTTGTGTG CTGGGATAAAGAGACTATTAGGCTGGTACAAACAGTGACACAAAGAGAAACAG TGCTGTTCATTGCAGATGCTCGCATCACCTTTGACAGCTTTCGCAATTGTAGGATAGCAACAGCGACCTCAAAGACAATCATTACCCTCAACCCTG atACAGCAGAAGCCAACCAACTGTACACATGTATAAGGGAACTGCTAGAAGCAGGAGGACTGGATGACCAAGACATCCTCTCAGGTGACAGTGTGCGAT TGGATTCCATTAGTGATGTTCTGACTGTGAACCAGCTTAAAGCTAGAAGTCATGAACATGGTGATGTCTTTCATTGCATAACATATGGATTCATCACAAATCTTGAACTAAGTTCCTCCATGTCCAAAGTCATACGCAAGAGATG TGCCAAATGCAAATTTCTAATCAATGAGGAGAGTCAGACATGTTCCAATGATGCCTGTCCAAATCAAGGACAACAGTACCAGGCTACTGAAGGTTTTGAACTGTTGGTGGACATCAGCGATCACACTGGGACTTTGCACTCATGCAACCTAGCAGGCACAGTGGCTGAGAAAACCTTGGGCTGTAAA ACAGAAGAGTTTTTGTGTCT TCAAAGGACAACTCTGCAGTGGAAGTTTCTTCTGGAGAGATGCAAAATCTATCTTAAG gtTCTTCCATCTACTAGAAGAAGTAGAATGAGGGCAAGCATTTTGTCATGTGCACTCGCTGACCCTGTTGAAGTGAAGCAAAAACTTGCCTCCTTTGTGGCTTGA
- the LOC122146987 gene encoding glycerol-3-phosphate phosphatase-like — MAASKCTQLTAALSRQLLDSVDCVLFDCDGVIWRGDQVIPGAPEVVSSLKKNGKQVFFVTNNSTKTRQMYADKLGKLGFDATADEVFGTAYCSAVYLKNVCKLDGKVYLIGSNAMRQELEDVGIRPVGVGPDPVSGGQKDWADVPLDKEVQAVLVGFDEHFSYMKLNRALQYLCNPACQFVGTNTDTRLPLEGGKAVPGTGCLLKAVETAAQRQAQVVGKPSSFMFECVASQFGLNPERCLMVGDRLDTDIMLGSNCGLKTLLTLTGVSTVAEAEANQKSECPLQQKMVPDYYIGSIADILPALQA; from the exons ATGGCTGCATCTAAATGTACGCAACTGACTGCTGCTCTGAGCAGACAGTTACTGGACTCCGTGGACTGTGTACTATTTGACTGCGACGGCGTGATATGGAGAGGGGACCAGGTCATCCCCGGAGCCCCTGAGGTTGTCAGTTCACTGAAGAAAAACGGAAAACAGGTGTTTTTTGTCACAAACAACAGCACGAAAACCCGACAAATGTACGCGGATAAATTAGGCAAGCTCGGTTTCGATGCCACTGCTGACGAGGTGTTCGGGACAGCGTACTGCTCGGCGGTGTACCTCAAAAACGTATGTAAACTCGACGGAAAAGTCTATTTAATTGGGAGCAATGCGATGAGGCAGGAGCTCGAGGACGTGGGGATCCgg ccggtcGGTGTGGGGCCTGACCCCGTCTCAGGAGGTCAGAAAGACTGGGCGGATGTTCCTCTCGATAAGGAGGTCCAGGCTGTACTGGTCGGGTTTGatgaacatttcagttacatgaAGCTCAATAGAGCTCTGCAGTACCTTTGTAACCCCGCCTGTCAGTTCGTGGGAACTAACACGGACACGAGGCTGCCTCTGGAGGGAGGCAAAGCGGTCCCGG GGACAGGGTGCCTCCTAAAGGCTGTAGAGACCGCTGCACAGCGCCAAGCTCAAGTGGTCGGAAAACCCAGCAGCTTCATGTTCGAGTGTGTGGCCAGCCAGTTCGGTCTGAACCCTGAGAGGTGTCTGATGGTCGGAGATAGACTGGACACTGACATCATGCTAGGCTCAAACTGTGGCCTGAAGACCCTGCTGACCCTCACAGGGGTTTCTACTGTAGCAGAAGCCGAGGCAAACCAGAAGAGCGAATGTCCACTTCAGCAAAAAATGGTGCCTGACTATTATATAGGCAGCATTGCTGATATTTTACCTGCACTACAAGCATAG